One Manihot esculenta cultivar AM560-2 chromosome 18, M.esculenta_v8, whole genome shotgun sequence genomic window carries:
- the LOC110606414 gene encoding putative pentatricopeptide repeat-containing protein At5g52630 isoform X2 gives MASLPSVALSGTLKLEPELKKLPSSSPATEKRPSISYDRSRVNTHLDGSLEPIKPLEFHEALSLIKEETKIKPSYYVPLLQRCIDKDSVSETQIIHAHMIKTGISEELFLMTFLVNVYAKSGDMGSAQKVFDNLPRRNVVAWTSLMTGYVQNSQPDVAILVFQDMLESGAFPSNFTLGIALNACTSFNSVKLGKQLHAYIIKYKIDYDPSIGNALCSLYSKFGSLESAVNVFQGIGEKNVISWTAVISACGENGEAAMGLGFFNKMLLEEIEPNEFTLTTVLSLCCVMLALDAGRQVHSLSVKLGYQSNLRVTNSVMYLYLKCGCMSEAQYLFNNMESTNLVTWNAMIAGHAQAMDLANDDFSAYQSGTEALSIFLKLNRTGLKPDLFTLSSILTVCSRLSALEQGEQLHAQTIKSGFLSDVVVGTALVNMYSKCGSIQRASKAFVEMPTRTMISWTTMINSFAQHGQYQQALQLFEDMRLAGFRPNQITFVGVLAACSHAGMVDEALRYFEMMQKEYRIKPVMDHYGCLIAMFVRLGRLEEAFDIVKKMDFDPSEFVWSLLIAGCRYHGKQELAFKAAEQLLKLKPKDTETCVLLLNMYISAEKWQDVSKMRKLMKEEKLGKLKDWSWISIKDKVHSFKTSHKLHPQNAEVYALLEELLDKAKGHGYQPLQRMEAIHDDEEEEETTTFSSAEYHSERLAIAFGFLNTQKDAPIRVTKSVSMCKNCHDFIKVISLLCSREIIIRDSRRLHRFVDGQCSCADFGALL, from the exons ATGGCTTCTTTGCCTTCCGTTGCTCTTAGTGGCACTCTCAAGCTTGAACCTGAACTCAAAAAGCTTCCCTCGTCTTCTCCTGCTACCGAAAag AGACCGAGCATTTCATATGACAGAAGTCgagtaaacacccatttagatGGAAGTCTGGAACCTATTAAGCCTCTGGAATTCCATGAAGCTCTTTCTTTGATAAAAGAGGAAACAAAGATTAAGCCCTCTTATTATGTTCCCCTGTTACAAAGATGCATAGACAAGGATTCAGTCTCAGAAACGCAGATTATTCATGCCCATATGATAAAGACAGGAATCTCTGAAGAGCTTTTCTTGATGACATTTCTTGTAAATGTTTATGCTAAAAGTGGAGACATGGGAAGTGCCCAAAAAGTTTTTGACAATTTGCCTAGAAGAAATGTCGTTGCTTGGACGAGCCTTATGACGGGTTATGTTCAAAATTCACAACCAGATGTAGCCATTTTAGTTTTTCAAGATATGCTGGAATCTGGGGCTTTCCCCTCGAATTTCACTCTAGGAATTGCTTTAAATGCTTGTACATCCTTTAATTCTGTCAAATTGGGGAAACAGTTGCATGCCTATATTATTAAGTACAAGATTGATTATGACCCGAGTATAGGAAATGCTCTTTGCAGCTTATACTCGAAATTTGGCAGCTTGGAATCTGCTGTCAATGTTTTTCAAGGTATTGGAGAAAAGAATGTAATTTCCTGGACTGCAGTTATTTCGGCTTGTGGTGAAAATGGTGAAGCAGCAATGGGATTAGGATTTTTCAATAAGATGCTTCTCGAGGAGATTGAGCCCAATGAATTCACGTTAACTACTGTTTTGAGCTTGTGCTGTGTGATGCTGGCTTTAGATGCAGGGCGACAGGTTCATTCATTGAGCGTTAAACTTGGCTATCAATCCAACCTACGCGTAACAAATTCTGTCATGTATTTGTACCTTAAATGCGGATGTATGAGCGAGGCACAGTATTTGTTCAATAATATGGAATCTACTAATTTGGTCACATGGAATGCAATGATTGCAGGCCATGCACAAGCAATGGATCTTGCAAATGATGATTTTTCTGCATACCAAAGCGGAACTGAGGCACTAAGCATTTTTCTGAAATTGAATCGCACAGGCCTGAAGCCTGATTTATTCACCTTGTCAAGTATCTTGACTGTATGTAGTAGATTGTCAGCCTTGGAACAGGGGGAACAACTTCATGCTCAGACCATTAAATCTGGGTTTTTGTCAGATGTTGTTGTGGGAACTGCACTTGTTAATATGTATAGTAAGTGTGGAAGCATTCAGAGAGCCAGTAAAGCCTTTGTGGAGATGCCTACAAGAACTATGATATCATGGACTACAATGATCAATAGTTTTGCACAGCATGGTCAGTATCAGCAAGCACTGCAACTTTTTGAGGATATGAGGTTAGCAGGATTTAGACCAAACCAGATTACTTTCGTGGGTGTTCTTGCCGCTTGTAGCCATGCTGGAATGGTTGATGAAGCGCTTCGATACTTCGAGATGATGCAAAAGGAATACAGAATTAAGCCTGTGATGGACCATTATGGATGCCTGATTGCCATGTTTGTGAGATTGGGTCGGCTAGAAGAAGCTTTCGATATCGTCAAGAAAATGGATTTTGACCCTAGCGAGTTTGTATGGTCGCTGTTGATTGCTGGATGCAGATATCATGGAAAGCAAGAACTAGCATTTAAAGCTGCTGagcagttgctcaaactcaagcCAAAAGATACCGAGACTTGTGTCCTGTTGTTGAATATGTATATCTCCGCAGAGAAATGGCAAGATGTTTCCAAGATGAGAAAATTGatgaaagaggagaaactagGAAAATTGAAGGACTGGAGCTGGATTAGCATAAAGGACAAGGTTCATTCGTTTAAGACCAGTCACAAGTTGCATCCTCAGAATGCAGAGGTGTATGCATTGTTGGAGGAATTGCTCGATAAAGCAAAAGGTCATGGATACCAGCCACTGCAACGGATGGAGGCTATTCATGATGATGAGGAAGAAGAGGAAACCACTACATTCTCATCTGCTGAATACCACAGTGAGAGATTGGCCATTGCATTTGGGTTTTTGAATACCCAAAAGGATGCACCAATACGGGTTACCAAGAGCGTTTCCATGTGCAAGAATTGTCATGATTTTATCAAGGTAATCTCATTGCTGTGTAGTAGGGAAATCATCATTCGAGATAGCCGGCGGCTTCATAGATTTGTTGATGGACAGTGTTCATGTGCAGATTTTGGTGCTCTTCTTTAA
- the LOC110606414 gene encoding putative pentatricopeptide repeat-containing protein At5g52630 isoform X1 — MASLPSVALSGTLKLEPELKKLPSSSPATEKLHMVSQRPSISYDRSRVNTHLDGSLEPIKPLEFHEALSLIKEETKIKPSYYVPLLQRCIDKDSVSETQIIHAHMIKTGISEELFLMTFLVNVYAKSGDMGSAQKVFDNLPRRNVVAWTSLMTGYVQNSQPDVAILVFQDMLESGAFPSNFTLGIALNACTSFNSVKLGKQLHAYIIKYKIDYDPSIGNALCSLYSKFGSLESAVNVFQGIGEKNVISWTAVISACGENGEAAMGLGFFNKMLLEEIEPNEFTLTTVLSLCCVMLALDAGRQVHSLSVKLGYQSNLRVTNSVMYLYLKCGCMSEAQYLFNNMESTNLVTWNAMIAGHAQAMDLANDDFSAYQSGTEALSIFLKLNRTGLKPDLFTLSSILTVCSRLSALEQGEQLHAQTIKSGFLSDVVVGTALVNMYSKCGSIQRASKAFVEMPTRTMISWTTMINSFAQHGQYQQALQLFEDMRLAGFRPNQITFVGVLAACSHAGMVDEALRYFEMMQKEYRIKPVMDHYGCLIAMFVRLGRLEEAFDIVKKMDFDPSEFVWSLLIAGCRYHGKQELAFKAAEQLLKLKPKDTETCVLLLNMYISAEKWQDVSKMRKLMKEEKLGKLKDWSWISIKDKVHSFKTSHKLHPQNAEVYALLEELLDKAKGHGYQPLQRMEAIHDDEEEEETTTFSSAEYHSERLAIAFGFLNTQKDAPIRVTKSVSMCKNCHDFIKVISLLCSREIIIRDSRRLHRFVDGQCSCADFGALL, encoded by the exons ATGGCTTCTTTGCCTTCCGTTGCTCTTAGTGGCACTCTCAAGCTTGAACCTGAACTCAAAAAGCTTCCCTCGTCTTCTCCTGCTACCGAAAag CTACATATGGTATCTCAGAGACCGAGCATTTCATATGACAGAAGTCgagtaaacacccatttagatGGAAGTCTGGAACCTATTAAGCCTCTGGAATTCCATGAAGCTCTTTCTTTGATAAAAGAGGAAACAAAGATTAAGCCCTCTTATTATGTTCCCCTGTTACAAAGATGCATAGACAAGGATTCAGTCTCAGAAACGCAGATTATTCATGCCCATATGATAAAGACAGGAATCTCTGAAGAGCTTTTCTTGATGACATTTCTTGTAAATGTTTATGCTAAAAGTGGAGACATGGGAAGTGCCCAAAAAGTTTTTGACAATTTGCCTAGAAGAAATGTCGTTGCTTGGACGAGCCTTATGACGGGTTATGTTCAAAATTCACAACCAGATGTAGCCATTTTAGTTTTTCAAGATATGCTGGAATCTGGGGCTTTCCCCTCGAATTTCACTCTAGGAATTGCTTTAAATGCTTGTACATCCTTTAATTCTGTCAAATTGGGGAAACAGTTGCATGCCTATATTATTAAGTACAAGATTGATTATGACCCGAGTATAGGAAATGCTCTTTGCAGCTTATACTCGAAATTTGGCAGCTTGGAATCTGCTGTCAATGTTTTTCAAGGTATTGGAGAAAAGAATGTAATTTCCTGGACTGCAGTTATTTCGGCTTGTGGTGAAAATGGTGAAGCAGCAATGGGATTAGGATTTTTCAATAAGATGCTTCTCGAGGAGATTGAGCCCAATGAATTCACGTTAACTACTGTTTTGAGCTTGTGCTGTGTGATGCTGGCTTTAGATGCAGGGCGACAGGTTCATTCATTGAGCGTTAAACTTGGCTATCAATCCAACCTACGCGTAACAAATTCTGTCATGTATTTGTACCTTAAATGCGGATGTATGAGCGAGGCACAGTATTTGTTCAATAATATGGAATCTACTAATTTGGTCACATGGAATGCAATGATTGCAGGCCATGCACAAGCAATGGATCTTGCAAATGATGATTTTTCTGCATACCAAAGCGGAACTGAGGCACTAAGCATTTTTCTGAAATTGAATCGCACAGGCCTGAAGCCTGATTTATTCACCTTGTCAAGTATCTTGACTGTATGTAGTAGATTGTCAGCCTTGGAACAGGGGGAACAACTTCATGCTCAGACCATTAAATCTGGGTTTTTGTCAGATGTTGTTGTGGGAACTGCACTTGTTAATATGTATAGTAAGTGTGGAAGCATTCAGAGAGCCAGTAAAGCCTTTGTGGAGATGCCTACAAGAACTATGATATCATGGACTACAATGATCAATAGTTTTGCACAGCATGGTCAGTATCAGCAAGCACTGCAACTTTTTGAGGATATGAGGTTAGCAGGATTTAGACCAAACCAGATTACTTTCGTGGGTGTTCTTGCCGCTTGTAGCCATGCTGGAATGGTTGATGAAGCGCTTCGATACTTCGAGATGATGCAAAAGGAATACAGAATTAAGCCTGTGATGGACCATTATGGATGCCTGATTGCCATGTTTGTGAGATTGGGTCGGCTAGAAGAAGCTTTCGATATCGTCAAGAAAATGGATTTTGACCCTAGCGAGTTTGTATGGTCGCTGTTGATTGCTGGATGCAGATATCATGGAAAGCAAGAACTAGCATTTAAAGCTGCTGagcagttgctcaaactcaagcCAAAAGATACCGAGACTTGTGTCCTGTTGTTGAATATGTATATCTCCGCAGAGAAATGGCAAGATGTTTCCAAGATGAGAAAATTGatgaaagaggagaaactagGAAAATTGAAGGACTGGAGCTGGATTAGCATAAAGGACAAGGTTCATTCGTTTAAGACCAGTCACAAGTTGCATCCTCAGAATGCAGAGGTGTATGCATTGTTGGAGGAATTGCTCGATAAAGCAAAAGGTCATGGATACCAGCCACTGCAACGGATGGAGGCTATTCATGATGATGAGGAAGAAGAGGAAACCACTACATTCTCATCTGCTGAATACCACAGTGAGAGATTGGCCATTGCATTTGGGTTTTTGAATACCCAAAAGGATGCACCAATACGGGTTACCAAGAGCGTTTCCATGTGCAAGAATTGTCATGATTTTATCAAGGTAATCTCATTGCTGTGTAGTAGGGAAATCATCATTCGAGATAGCCGGCGGCTTCATAGATTTGTTGATGGACAGTGTTCATGTGCAGATTTTGGTGCTCTTCTTTAA